The following are from one region of the Siniperca chuatsi isolate FFG_IHB_CAS linkage group LG21, ASM2008510v1, whole genome shotgun sequence genome:
- the wu:fb95e10 gene encoding protein piccolo — protein MKPDGVVTAALEPMETLESNPVNEAAPAMGQEPNQAASPVEEEMPQQPVGETGQLEPQPDQAKETPAAKTSNKTSGDSKAKTTNKATAKTKPGTTNPTKTTSGSRPNTSQSRLSNGVSKPQTNGVAKKTPPAAVKKSTPTPAPPKKPTGPAGAPASKSKVGEKKATGAAPATNGAKSMTGTTAAKKTPSTTANGVKTGTTAAAAKKPPAPKPASATPTKPSSAASPKPPVSKTTRPTTGTSTSSRPATGSTRPPTTSTTKSSLATAKPATPKTSSTTAKPAASKPTSTTPSGGKPPASQTSRNTTPVKKDVTKPATPASKKPAESPLTRPSSATKSAKPETPKLVSKSDVTAKKPTASKAADTKTPNRSKTQDSKPTPSKDVSKTPSSKTAATKTASPKKTVGSSTPTPVKRGPKAATVAEPAQEIAAVVAAAAAIATAATAIAGPEEPEPPAGGAVEPSAAPELMSSQTEVVQENTSDPTAEPVSAPVLKSVREPTPESVREPTPEPIREPTPEPVREPTPEPLREPTPEPLREPTPEAIWEPTPEPLREPMPEPIREPTPEPVREPTPEPLREPTPEPVREPTPEPVREPTPEPIREPTPEPVREPTPEPIREPTPEPVRETSPEPLSQPSAESDLEAEPVHEPASNVQLSAQLDLFKFQESANDSVPSLGTTVMSPPCSPPGPVSPVREPQNASSLLDMHIQSDPWDRNQSLAPSDFAPQSLVMMNFQTEEETENKEQFETQETMEEEEEEEEEEKENLFMSTSTAPSAEAFNMMAQPHLLGASPMDDFTSTHLISPHEKEEAVEKADEEINEDDDEEEDEDEEQRRLGHQPSSMVTDMSTSQPSEEFQVRSSAFGGSAGWHGDDLLSGMDSEDVSSCTSSRQQGVSDLSSTQHTAILEGTQSSDALVDSSLRGSEGDGNLMGSPNVETLANEEDEDEEDERVDDMDLSSERVEEHHKVFQQHEQDEDEEDEDIEMHSEGVTESCGNADEDDFNEEERLDNLNRSGPLPCVPPNSSWGQTNPFSDPWAQPASLLSVSSPSPLSDHGAAESETPTLSPAQACLDRSAPSFAPQSEQEPQQYQSAHEEMKSSTPEEAHVLLAAQAVGMTQPSTLSGTALAAHSSSETSTPEELRDYDSSSGVESRSDKQQTPVPASVQPDMEQDLGIHLEKGDGEEEEAETLPADEVLGTGPPTAPASAPSSPSTSGDEASDTEGEMQINDPDAPAMMDASAGFESPPPTCNLPALDEDEEAADTTAGEGEEDGGGATPQSANSVASYGFDCTTSNSNAHSMAESCGKSPGIFSLENEEQLPEEAKDPSLIKELTLPSAAAAAQAEDLLGRPVDLMPLGHPGENQPSLDEHRYMFGGKIAADHLEEVDPLEPSHHLGAQESGDTGDSQPPYYSTVCDKTDSFLAGNV, from the exons ATGAAGCCGGATGGGGTTGTCACGGCAGCGCTGGAGCCAATGGAAACACTGGAATCCAATCCAGTAAATGAGGCAGCACCAGCCATGGGGCAGGAGCCCAACCAGGCCGCCAGTccagtggaggaggagatgcCACAGCAGCCTGTAGGAGAGACGGGCCAACTGGAACCCCAGCCAGACCAGGCCAAGGAAACCCCTGCTGCCAAGACCAGTAACAAGACTTCAGGAGACTCCAAAGCCAAGACTACTAATAAGGCCACGGCCAAGACAAAACCTGGCACCACCAACCCAACCAAGACCACATCTGGCTCACGGCCCAACACATCCCAGAGCCGCCTCTCAAATGGTGTGTCGAAGCCCCAGACCAATGGAGTGGCTAAGAAGACCCCACCTGCTGCAGTCAAAAAGAGCACCCCGACCCCAgcaccccccaaaaaaccaaCAGGCCCGGCCGGAGCCCCAGCCTCCAAGAGCAAAGTGGGTGAGAAGAAAGCCACAGGGGCAGCCCCTGCCACCAATGGCGCAAAGTCAATGACCGGAACAACAGCAGCCAAGAAGACACCATCCACAACTGCTAATGGTGTCAAAACCGGCaccacagcagctgctgctaAAAAGCCCCCAG CTCCCAAGCCTGCCTCCGCAACTCCCACCAAGCCTAGCTCTGCTGCCTCACCCAAGCCCCCTGTTTCCAAGACAACCAG GCCTACAACTGGCACGTCAACATCATCTCGTCCTGCCACAGGCTCAACCCGGCCACCCACTACCAGCACAACCAAGAGCTCCCTAGCTACAGCCAAACCTGCCACCCCTAAaacctcctccaccactgccaagCCGGCTGCATCCAAACCAACCTCCACTACCCCCTCTGGTGGCAAACCTCCAGCATCACAAACATCCAGAAACACAACCCCTGtaaaaaaag ATGTTACCAAACCAGCCACCCCAGCATCCAAAAAGCCTGCAGAGTCCCCCCTTACCCGCCCTTCCTCTGCAACGAAGTCGGCAAAACCTGAGACCCCCAAATTAGTCTCAAAATCAGACGTCACCGCCAAAAAGCCTACTGCTAGTAAGGCTGCAGACACAAAGACACCCAACCGCTCCAAAACACAAGACAGTAAGCCCACACCTTCCAAGGATGTTTCCAAGACCCCTAGCTCCAAAACGGCTGCAACCAAGACCGCCAGCCCCAAGAAGACTGTGGGCAGCAGCACCCCAACTCCTGTGAAACGTGGCCCCAAAGCTGCAACTGTTGCAGAACCTGCACAAGAAATAgctgctgttgtagctgctgctgcagctatTGCTACTGCAGCAACTGCCATTGCCGGGCCAGAGGAACCAGAACCTCCTGCAGGAGGAGCTGTGGAGCCATCTGCTGCACCAGAACTGATGTCCAGCCAGACTGAAGTAGTACAAGAAAATACTTCAGACCCCACAGCAGAACCAGTCTCTGCACCAGTGTTAAAATCAGTGCGAGAACCAACACCAGAATCCGTACGAGAACCAACACCAGAGCCAATACGGGAACCAACACCAGAACCTGTACGAGAACCGACACCAGAACCTCTACGAGAACCGACACCAGAACCCCTACGAGAACCGACACCAGAGGCAATATGGGAACCAACACCAGAACCCCTCCGAGAACCAATGCCAGAGCCAATACGGGAACCAACACCAGAACCTGTAAGAGAACCGACACCAGAACCCCTACGAGAACCGACACCAGAACCTGTACGAGAACCGACACCAGAACCCGTACGAGAACCAACACCAGAGCCAATACGGGAACCAACACCAGAACCCGTACGAGAACCAACACCAGAGCCAATACGGGAACCAACACCAGAACCTGTACGAGAAACATCTCCCGAGCCCCTGTCTCAACCATCTGCAGAGTCAGATCTAGAAGCTGAACCAGTCCATGAACCAGCCTCCAATGTTCAGCTGTCAGCCCAGCTGGACCTTTTCAAATTTCAGGAGTCTGCCAACGACTCAGTTCCTTCCCTGGGAACTACTGTAATGTCTCCTCCTTGTTCCCCACCAGGCCCTGTTTCTCCTGTCAGGGAGCCACAGAATGCCTCTTCTCTGCTGGACATGCATATCCAGTCTGATCCCTGGGACAGGAACCAGTCCCTGGCTCCGTCTGACTTTGCTCCCCAGAGCCTAGTCATGATGAACTTCCAGACAGAAGAGGAAACGGAGAATAAAGAACAGTTTGAGACACAGGAGAcaatggaggaggaagaggaggaggaggaagaagagaaagagaaccTGTTTATGTCTACGTCCACAGCTCCATCTGCAGAGGCCTTCAATATGATGGCACAACCTCACTTGTTGGGTGCCTCGCCCATGGATGATTTCACCTCCACGCACCTGATCTCCCCTCATGAAAAGGAGGAGGCAGTGGAAAAGGCTGATGAGGAGATaaatgaggatgatgatgaggaggaggatgaagatgaggaaCAAAGGAGACTCGGCCATCAGCCTTCATCCATGGTCACTGACATGAGCACGTCTCAGCCCTCTGAGGAGTTCCAAGTCAGGTCCTCGGCCTTTGGTGGTTCTGCAGGGTGGCACGGTGACGACCTGCTGTCTGGGATGGACTCTGAGGATGTGAGCAGCTGCACCAGCAGTCGGCAGCAGGGAGTTTCTGACCTCAGCAGCACCCAGCACACTGCGATACTGGAAGGCACGCAGAGCTCAGACGCCCTGGTCGACTCAAGCCTCCGTGGCTCTGAGGGAGATGGTAATCTCATGGGTTCTCCCAACGTGGAAACCCTGGCCAATGAGGAAGACGAGGATGAAGAGGACGAGCGGGTGGACGATATGGACCTGAGTTCAGAGAGAGTGGAGGAGCATCACAAAGTGTTCCAGCAGCATGAGCAAGATGAGGACGAGGAGGATGAAGATATAGAGATGCACAGTGAAGGAGTGACAGAGAGCTGTGGGAATGCTGATGAAGATGACTTTAATGAGGAGGAGCGTTTAGACAACCTCAATCGCTCTGGTCCTCTGCCTTGCGTCCCCCCTAACTCCTCTTGGGGCCAGACGAACCCCTTCTCTGATCCCTGGGCTCAACCAGCCTCACTGCTCTCTGTTTCCTCCCCCAGCCCTCTTTCTGACCATGGTGCAGCTGAATCTGAAACACCCACCCTGTCTCCTGCCCAGGCATGTTTGGACAGGAGTGCCCCTTCCTTTGCTCCTCAGTCAGAGCAAGAGCCCCAGCAGTATCAGTCAGCCCATGAGGAGATGAAGAGCTCAACCCCTGAGGAGGCTCACGTCCTACTTGCTGCCCAAGCTGTAGGCATGACCCAGCCCAGCACTCTGAGTGGCACAGCTCTGGCCGCCCATAGCAGTAGCGAGACAAGCACACCAGAGGAACTCCGTGACTATGACAGCAGCTCTGGGGTGGAGTCCCGTTCTGACAAACAGCAGACCCCAGTGCCTGCTTCAGTCCAGCCTGACATGGAGCAGGACCTGGGTATTCACTTGGAGAAAGGtgatggagaagaggaggaggctgagacACTCCCTGCCGACGAGGTCCTAGGAACAGGGCCCCCAACCGCTCCAGCATCCGCCCCGTCTTCTCCCTCCACCTCAGGAGACGAGGCCAGCGACACAGAGGGTGAGATGCAAATAAATGACCCCGATGCACCAGCGATGATGGATGCGAGTGCTGGATTTGAGAGCCCTCCTCCCACCTGTAATCTGCCCGCTCttgatgaggatgaggaggcgGCGGACACAACAGCCGGAGAGGGCGAAGAGGACGGAGGTGGGGCCACCCCTCAGTCTGCCAACTCTGTGGCATCTTACGGCTTCGACTGCACCACATCCAATTCCAACGCCCACTCCATGGCCGAGAGCTGCGGAAAGAGCCCAGGGATCTTCTCCCTGGAGAATGAGGAACAGCTGCCAGAGGAGGCCAAGGACCCCTCCCTCATCAAGGAGCTGACCCTgccttcagctgctgctgctgcccagGCAGAGGACCTGCTGGGCAGACCCGTGGACCTGATGCCTTTGGGCCACCCGGGAGAGAACCAGCCCAGTCTGGATGAGCACCGCTACATGTTTGGGGGAAAGATTGCAGCAGACCACCTGGAGGAGGTTGATCCGTTGGAGCCCAGTCACCACCTTGGGGCCCAGGAATCTGGAGACACCGGCGACAGCCAGCCACCCTACTACTCTACCGTATGTGATAAGACTGATAGTTTTCTGGCAGGTAATGTATAA